The Engraulis encrasicolus isolate BLACKSEA-1 chromosome 11, IST_EnEncr_1.0, whole genome shotgun sequence nucleotide sequence CATGACAGGCTCTCGGTGTTGCGCGAGCAGGTGGTGTTGGCGGTGCGTCAGGAGTACGTGCCCCTTGGGGACCAAGTTGTGAGGCTACACGACGGCGACGAGGTGGCTGTCATCCCGCCCCTTAGCGGGGGTTAATCAAGTTCAGGTATGCATGCAAACCTTCTATAACATAACATTACTTATTTTTGCATAGTTTTGCTATGCAGTCACAGCAATGACAATAAACCCTTATACACTCAAACACATCTTGATAATaaagaaaaataatatatattgtatatgtatgtatgtatgtatgtatgtatgtatgtatgtatatatatatatatggttaaAAACAAGATAACTCTAACTTAACCAGAAACTTCATGTCAAGCTTTGCTGACAAGTGGCCTACTTAACCAACCCTTTTCTTTGGTCATTGTTCCATATTATCAGCCACATGTCCCTTCTAAATAGCCCAGTGACTCTGCAGTGCATTATTGCTCTACACATGTAGGGATGGCTGAGGATGTGGATGGTCCACGTGACCTCATCAAGCTCACTCATGAGAGGCTCTCCTCCGATGCAGTGTCTTCCTCCGTCACCTGTCCATCCTGTGGAGCCATATCTCTGTTTATCGGTGAGAAGAGAGCACCGCATACTCCTCCTCACATCCATAGCTGTATATTAAGCGGAAAAAAGCTAGCTCGCAATGAGTCCCATAGGGCCTATGCTTCACATACCGGTAGTTATCACATAGTTTTCGGTAACTACTTGACGGCGCCACGTACGTATgctacgtatgacataacaatgtcataacacagtcatgcatgtgaCATACACATTATGTCAATCTCATAAACATTTTATCACTTCGTGACATTCAGTTTTggtaaagacaggcctaacattgtcaactgacatcatgtttatgactgtcATGATTATGACTGAGTTATGAcaatgttttgacactattatggcaCCGTTAGGCCTATGTCATGACGGCAGCGtgaagtaaagtgtaaccgagtTTTCTAGTGGGGTTTTTCCCAGAACCTGGCTCAGTAATAAAACAGTttcagttaaccttgaggtagcgGTAAATCATCATACTATAAGAGACTGGAATAAAATGACACGTGGGCCATCGACTAGCAGGTtttccacttcctgtaggttaacttaaccAGGTTTATCACTCAACCGTGTTCTTGGAATAACCCCTTCGATGTTAAAAACCCTGACTTTCTTTTTCCTCTCAAGGAACAACGAGAGACAATTTTGAAGAGAAGAAAGTTGTCCAGCTGGAGTACGAGGCATATGTCCCCATGGCTGAGCTGGAGATGAAGAAGATTTGCACCAGCATAAGAACAAAATGGCCGTCAGTGAGACATATCTGCATCCAACACAGACTGGGGTCAGCATCAAAGGCCATATTCATATTCATTGgcaattttcattttcattgcatGGCAACATAAGGGTTTTTGAGTCTTTGAATCATTGAGTCTTAATTACAGCTATTAAGTTATTATGATTGTCATTAATAATCAATCATAACAATATTATATCAATCAATCATAACAATAATACTTATGATGTGAGATGTCATTTTGTGTGTCCTGTTTGCAGTGTGGTTCCTGTCACTGAGGCCAGTGTGATTGTGGGGATTTCGTCCCCTCACCGGGTCGACTCTTTGGAGGCTGTCCGGTTCTGCATTGACACCCTGAAGGCCACGGTACCCATCTGGAAAAAGGTGACCCATTCAGTTCCTCTTGTCAAGTGATCCCCTATTTTAACATTACAGTTTAGCGGACATTCTGATTAATAG carries:
- the LOC134458270 gene encoding molybdopterin synthase catalytic subunit, with amino-acid sequence MAEDVDGPRDLIKLTHERLSSDAVSSSVTCPSCGAISLFIGTTRDNFEEKKVVQLEYEAYVPMAELEMKKICTSIRTKWPSVRHICIQHRLGVVPVTEASVIVGISSPHRVDSLEAVRFCIDTLKATVPIWKKEVYETEDPVWKQNKECLWSSGGKK